A region of Vigna radiata var. radiata cultivar VC1973A chromosome 10, Vradiata_ver6, whole genome shotgun sequence DNA encodes the following proteins:
- the LOC106774496 gene encoding phosphatidylinositol/phosphatidylcholine transfer protein SFH9 isoform X2 → MGLVVSEDALKKLQALMDQVEEEPLLRTFQNVHQGCVTETLIRFLKAREWNVAKAHKMIIDCLNWRVQNEIDNILSKPIIPTDLYRGIRDSQLIGLSGYSREGLPVFAIGVGLSTFDKASVHYYVQSHIQINEYRDRVILPSASKKHGQPITTCIKVLDMTGLKLSALNQIKVVKPLLQERTRRKVQVLPGCGRDELLKIMDFASLPHFCKREGSGSSKHSDNGSGNENCYSLDHPFHQKLYNHIKEQSRIHEAVEPIKQGSFHVDFPEPPAEKAEIVKTLESELHKFKISNGNCD, encoded by the exons atgggTCTTGTTGTTTCTGAGGATGCCCTCAAGAAGCTCCAAGCTCTCATGGATCAAG TTGAGGAGGAGCCACTGCTGAGAACTTTTCAG AATGTTCATCAAGGATGTGTTACGGAAACCTTAATTCGATTTCTAAAGGCAAGGGAGTGGAACGTTGCCAAGGCACATAAAATG ATAATCGATTGTTTAAATTGGAGAGTGCAAAATGAAATTGACAACATATTATCG aAGCCCATAATTCCTACTGATTTATACCGAGGCATTCGTGATTCACAACTTATAGGTTTGTCAGGTTACTCGAGAGAG GGTCTTCCTGTCTTTGCAATTGGTGTAGGGCTTAGCACATTTGACAAAGCATCT GTCCATTATTATGTGCAGTCTCATATTCAGATTAACGAATATCGTGATCGCGTAATATTG CCTTCTGCATCAAAGAAGCATGGGCAGCCTATTACCACATGCATAAAAGTTTTGGATATGACTGGTCTGAAGTTGTCAGCCCTGAATCAGATCAAG GTTGTGAAGCCACTCCTGCAAGagagaacaagaagaaaagtgCAAGTCTTACCAGGTTGTGGGCGAGATGAACTGTTGAAG ATCATGGATTTTGCATCACTGCCACATTTCTGTAAAAGAGAAGGCTCTGGATCATCAAAACATTCAGATAATGGAAGTGGAAATGAAAATTGCTATTCCTTGGATCATCCTTTCCATCAGAAGCTCTACAATCACATAAAGGAGCAATCCAGAATCCATGAAGCTGTTGAACCAATCAAGCAGGGATCATTCCATGTAGATTTTCCTGAACCTCCTGCTGAGAAAGCTGAGATTGTCAAGACTTTAGAGTCTGAGCTACACAAGTTTAAGATCAGCAATGGAAATTGTGATTGA
- the LOC106775626 gene encoding uncharacterized protein LOC106775626 → MMSGKKRHDCLHHESDEEGCCGFIQVYDCSVNEVNNKDSEELFEINLKESLETISEDSESSVFSFDIHNNNDTDVVHVAVDHVGESSMEALLWTLNHAVRPSTTVYLRHVFPEIRLIPSPFGKFPRNRVNAEYVNFHLTQQKGKKKLLLQEFIDLCLDSKVKVEVMVVEGDNVAKAITEQVRDHDIRKLVIGITKSNLSKSMSRRRNGIADKVLRNAPEICDVKIICDGNEVTDQMITSSRVAHEENESCGFVPLMRFVSNPIWLFRPRF, encoded by the exons ATGATGTCAGGGAAAAAAAGACATGATTGTTTGCACCACGAATCCGATGAAGAAGGCTGTTGCGGTTTCATTCAGGTGTATGACTGCAGCGTCAATGAAGTAAACAATAAAGATTCAGAGGAGCTATTTGAGATCAATCTGAAGGAATCATTGGAGACAATATCAGAAGACTCTGAGAGTAGCGTGTTCTCTTTTGACATTCACAACAACAACGACACAGATGTTGTTCATGTGGCAGTAGACCACGTTGGAGAATCAAGCATGGAAGCCCTTTTATGGACTTTGAACCATGCTGTCAGACCCTCTACCACTGTCTATCTCAGACACGTTTTTCCTGAAATCAGGCTCATCCCAAGTCCAT TTGGAAAATTTCCAAGGAATCGTGTAAATGCAGAGTATGTTAACTTTCACTTGACTCAACAGAAAGGCAAGAAAAAATTGCTCCTTCAAGAGTTCATTGACTTGTGCCTTGATTCAAAG GTTAAGGTGGAAGTGATGGTTGTAGAGGGTGACAACGTTGCCAAAGCAATAACAGAGCAAGTTAGAGATCATGATATAAGAAAATTAGTGATTGGAATCACCAAATCTAATTTAAG CAAATCCATGTCCAGAAGAAGAAATGGCATAGCAGATAAGGTCCTCAGAAATGCACCAGAAATCTgtgatgttaaaataatatgCGATGGAAATGAAGTAACAGATCAAATGATTACAAGTTCCAGAGTTGCACATGAAGAGAATGAATCATGTGGTTTTGTTCCTCTTATGCGTTTTGTGTCCAATCCCATATGGCTATTTAGACCCAGATTTTGA
- the LOC106774872 gene encoding WEB family protein At1g12150-like, with product MSFRVRDQEKESDSPREVGEIDTRAPFQSVRAAVSLFGEVAVSKDKRSFKRRSSENVLEKETQLLLAQRELTTIKKKLDSSEITKGKALSELDKANLTLQELSKKLNSVRQSKQSAIEAAEAVKNQAKELEQALSQKAIGYEAWKQELEHARKEYTTTVKELDASKQELNKIRQDFDTALEAKLAAFQTAGEAQRSAKLNSEKLQELSNQIATMKEQIQHLKVASSQALDGQVKAAEEREAQVSFYKNAKEEAENKLMALKKECDEELTQGLEAKLHETSKEIQVLQEQVKQAHASEMDTVRVITLEIEEAKKTLQEVVEEETSLRNLVDLLRTELEQVKKEQEDLKEKQKAAEAHACTITDELRKGSEETSSGADKESENCAQVELRIKQLSFETEVARKEEEEIRSKTQELKHEAEKSKAVAEELEKKLELYMKQAEEAREAERKAIVAMKMMSESVDSQDTSSVLDANGKIVLTVDEFAALSGKIKESEDLIDRTETASMAQVEAINLRKNEVNKKVEANLKAIEEIKAATDMALKNAEMADSAKVVVENELKKWRLEEQGLEGTENSPRSISLRI from the exons ATGAGTTTCAGAGTTAGAGATCAAGAAAAGGAATCCGATTCTCCAAGAGAGGTTGGAGAGATTGACACAAGGGCTCCATTTCAATCTGTTAGAGCAGCAGTTAGTTTATTTGGTGAAGTAGCCGTGTCAAAGGACAAACGTTCTTTCAAGAGAAGATCGTCAGAG AATGTGCTGGAAAAGGAGACTCAGCTTCTCTTGGCCCAGAGAGAATTAACCACAATAAAGAAAAAGCTGGATAGTTCTGAGATCACAAAAGGAAAAGCACTTTCCGAACTTGATAAGGCCAATTTAACACTTCAGGAATTGTCAAAGAAGCTCAACAGTGTCAGACAATCAAAGCAATCAGCCATAGAGGCTGCTGAAGCTGTGAAGAATCAAGCCAAAGAACTTGAACAGGCATTATCTCAAAAAGCTATAGGATATGAGGCATGGAAACAAGAACTGGAGCATGCAAGAAAAGAGTACACAACAACAGTAAAGGAACTAGATGCTTCCAAGCAAGAACTCAATAAAATCAGGCAGGATTTTGACACAGCTTTGGAGGCAAAACTGGCTGCATTCCAAACAGCGGGAGAGGCTCAGCGTTCTGCAAAATTGAACTcagaaaagctccaagaactctcAAACCAAATTGCAACCATGAAAGAACAAATTCAACATTTGAAGGTTGCCTCATCACAAGCCCTAGATGGTCAGGTAAAGGCCGCGGAAGAAAGAGAAGCACAAGTAAGTTTCTACAAAAATGCCAAGGAAGAAGCAGAGAATAAATTGATGGCTTTGAAGAAGGAGTGTGACGAGGAACTAACACAGGGTCTAGAGGCCAAACTTCATGAAACAAGTAAAGAGATTCAGGTTCTCCAAGAGCAGGTGAAACAGGCACATGCTTCAGAGATGGATACAGTGAGAGTTATAACTTTGGAGATCGAAGAAGCCAAAAAAACACTTCAGGAAGTTGTGGAAGAGGAAACCTCCTTGAGAAACCTAGTGGATCTACTTAGGACAGAGTTAGAGCAAGTCAAGAAAGAGCAAGAGGATCTCAAGGAGAAGCAAAAGGCAGCAGAAGCCCATGCTTGTACCATAACTGATGAACTACGGAAAGGATCAGAAGAGACAAGTTCTGGGGCGGACAAAGAATCTGAAAACTGTGCTCAAGTAGAATTGAGGATCAAACAGCTTTCATTTGAGACAGAAGTTgcaagaaaggaagaagaagaaataagaaGCAAAACTCAAGAGCTGAAGCATGAGGCTGAAAAATCCAAAGCTGTGGCAGAAGAATTGGAGAAGAAACTGGAGCTTTATATGAAACAGGCTGAGGAAGCCAGAGAAGCAGAACGAAAAGCCATTGTGGCGATGAAGATGATGTCTGAAAGTGTGGACAGTCAAGACACGTCCTCAGTTTTAGATGCTAATGGAAAGATTGTGTTGACAGTTGATGAGTTTGCAGCATTGAGTGGGAAAATCAAGGAGTCTGAAGACTTGATTGACAGAACAGAAACAGCATCAATGGCTCAGGTGGAAGCAATCAACTTAAGAAAGAATGAAGTGAACAAAAAGGTGGAGGCAAACCTGAAAGCAATTGAGGAAATAAAGGCTGCAACAGACATGGCTCTGAAGAATGCAGAGATGGCAGATTCTGCAAAGGTTGTAGTTGAGAACGAACTAAAGAAGTGGCGTCTAGAAGAACAAGGCTTGGAAGGCACAGAAAATTCTCCAAGATCAATCTCTCTGCgtatttaa
- the LOC106774873 gene encoding wall-associated receptor kinase-like 22, producing MMILKLVSHFIILVIWFIHVQVSAQDYPHAPVAKPGCDSQCGDLQIPFPFGMNASECYLGKWFEIECRNTSTYQTPYLKSIELQVVSIDVQEGTVTINNPIYRNNCGTKDPTPVNRSLEGSPFVYSQEHNKFVAAGCDIIALLQINGSEGSGCVSICDEDLKVDDIGKMELKNSNCNGKSCCQNSLPAYLKEYSTEVKGLKENERDGECSYAMVVQEEELNPYEWDYVPQYSSYTPKGYYFPVNGEMKDLDVVPVVLEWEILNSLNLKLPPDDLSHCFDTNITSSLHKRSGQRCSCPDGSGNPYVDGGCLGKYKKENIDMVKYVGVSTSFGSIILLLILWRVFKVTKKIIVKKFREKFFKRNGGLLLQQKLSSGEANVDKVKIFSLKELEKATDNFNSNRVLGKGGQATVYKGMLIDGTIIAVKKFKVQGKIEEFINEFVILSQINHRNVVKLLGSCLETKIPLLVYEFIPNGNLFDYLHQQNKDMPLTWEMRLRIAIEVAGALFYLHSAASQPIYHKDIKSTNILLDEKYRAKVADFGTSRMISIDVTHLTTVVQGTFGYLDPEFFQTSQFTEKSDVYSFGVVLVELLTGQKPVTLLSQEEAKSLASYFIMCVEKNCVFDIIDERVMKEGENNHIMKVVNLASRCLELNGKRRPTMREITLELEAIRKLENESNAREGHDEFFRSKDYQSWDDNSIISEIMSTFDLSSRMTILKDVHTVTM from the exons ATGATGATTCTGAAATTGGTAAGCCATTTCATCATTTTGGTAATATGGTTTATACATGTACAGGTATCTGCACAAGATTACCCACATGCACCTGTAGCAAAGCCTGGCTGTGATTCGCAGTGTGGAGATCTTCAAATTCCTTTTCCGTTTGGAATGAATGCTTCAGAATGCTACTTAGGGAAATGGTTTGAAATAGAATGCAGAAACACTTCCACATATCAAACACCTTACCTCAAGTCAATAGAACTGCAAGTCGTATCCATTGATGTCCAAGAAGGCACGGTTACTATCAACAATCCCATTTACCGTAACAACTGCGGAACCAAAGACCCTACGCCGGTGAACCGGTCGCTGGAAGGAAGCCCTTTCGTGTATTCGCAGGAACACAACAAATTTGTGGCCGCAGGTTGCGATATCATTGCATTGTTGCAGATAAATGGGTCAGAAGGTAGCGGTTGTGTGTCCATCTGCGACGAGGACTTGAAGGTGGATGATATTGGGAAAATGGAGCTTAAAAACAGTAATTGTAATGGGAAGTCCTGCTGTCAGAATTCCCTGCCAGCGTATCTTAAGGAATACAGCACTGAAGTAAAAGGTTTGAAGGAGAATGAAAGGGATGGTGAGTGTAGTTACGCCATGGTTGTACAGGAAGAAGAACTGAACCCATACGAATGGGACTACGTTCCACAGTATTCTTCTTATACTCCGAAAGGCTACTACTTTCCTGTGAATGGTGAGATGAAGGATTTGGATGTGGTCCCTGTGGTGCTTGAATGGGAGATTCTCAACAGCTTAAACCTTAAACTTCCTCCAGATGATCTTTCCCACTGTTTTGACACTAATATTACTTCTTCACTCCATAAACGTTCAGGTCAGAGATGTTCCTGCCCAGACGGTTCCGGTAATCCCTACGTTGACGGAGGTTGTTTAGgtaaatataaaaaggaaaa TATTGATATGGTAAAATATGTAGGAGTTTCTACAAGCTTTGGATCTATTATTTTACTTCTTATTTTATGGCGGGTGTTCAAGgttacaaaaaaaatcatagtgAAGAAATTCAGAGAAAAATTCTTCAAAAGAAATGGAGGATTATTGTTACAACAAAAATTGTCTTCTGGTGAAGCTAATGTGGATAAAGTTAAAATCTTCAGCTTAAAAGAATTGGAGAAGGCCACTGATAACTTTAATTCAAACAGAGTACTTGGAAAAGGAGGTCAAGCTACAGTTTACAAAGGCATGTTGATAGATGGAACAATCATTGCAGTGAAAAAATTTAAGGTCCAAGGAAAGATTGAAgaatttatcaatgaatttgTCATTCTTTCACAAATTAACCATAGGAACGTGGTTAAGTTATTAGGAAGTTGTTTAGAGACTAAAATTCCTTTGCTTGTCTATGAATTTATTCCTAATGGTAATCTTTTCGACTACTTGCATCAACAAAATAAGGATATGCCATTAACATGGGAGATGCGTTTGAGAATTGCCATTGAAGTTGCAGGAGCTTTATTTTACTTGCACTCTGCTGCTTCTCAACCTATTTATCATAAAGACATCAAGTCAACAAATATACTATTGGATGAAAAGTATAGGGCGAAAGTAGCAGACTTTGGTACATCAAGAATGATTTCCATTGATGTTACTCACCTTACTACAGTAGTTCAAGGAACATTTGGATACTTGGACCCTGAATTTTTTCAAACTAGTCAATTTACAGAAAAAAGTGATGTCTACAGTTTTGGAGTAGTTCTTGTTGAACTTTTAACAGGACAAAAGCCAGTAACCCTCCTAAGTCAAGAGGAAGCCAAAAGTTTAGCTTCATACTTCATCATGTGTGTGGAGAAAAATTGTGTGTTTGATATTATTGATGAAAGAGTGATGAAGGAAGGGGAGAATAATCATATAATGAAAGTTGTCAATCTTGCAAGTCGATGTTTAGAGTTGAATGGAAAGAGACGACCAACTATGAGGGAAATCACGTTGGAATTAGAAGCTATTCGAAAATTGGAAAATGAGTCTAATGCACGAGAAGGGCatgatgaattttttagaaGTAAAGACTATCAATCTTGGGATGATAATTCTATTATCTCAGAAATAATGTCAACTTTTGATCTAAGTAGCAGAATGACAATCTTGAAAGATGTTCATACTGTTACCATGTGA
- the LOC106775599 gene encoding U-box domain-containing protein 35, whose protein sequence is MSQTLTQTMHPVTEIEEDNSSDFTFNNHQQENKEEEDTVYVAVGKSPSSIQALSWTLTNFTTPSTILYLIHVFPEINLLPNPLGVGVIPKEQVSPEHVESYMAQERGKRRELLNKFLQLCSASKVKVETILIESDLIAKAIIDLIPILQIRKLVIGASKSQIRKLRSKKGSGIADQILQNAPESCNVSIVCEGKEVNEQIAAAIATDTSMSQKNKHHQNASVSCVCFNF, encoded by the exons ATGTCTCAAACCTTAACTCAGACCATGCACCCCGTCACTGAGATAGAAGAAGATAACTCCTCAGACTTTACCTTCaacaatcatcaacaagagaACAAGGAGGAGGAAGACACCGTCTATGTAGCCGTCGGAAAGAGCCCCAGTAGCATCCAAGCCTTGTCATGGACCCTCACCAACTTCACCACTCCATCTACCATTCTCTATCTCATACACGTTTTCCCAGAGATCAACCTCCTTCCAAATCCAT TGGGAGTTGGAGTGATTCCGAAGGAGCAAGTGAGTCCTGAGCATGTAGAGAGCTACATGGCACAAGAAAGAGGGAAGAGAAGAGAGCTGCTTAACAAATTCCTCCAATTATGTTCTGCTTCCAAG GTTAAGGTCGAAACAATCTTGATTGAGAGTGACTTGATTGCAAAGGCTATCATCGACCTCATTCCCATTCTTCAAATAAGAAAACTAGTGATTGGAGCAAGCAAATCTCAAATAcg AAAATTGAGATCAAAGAAAGGGAGTGGCATAGCTGATCAGATACTTCAGAATGCTCCAGAAAGTTGCAATGTGAGTATTGTATGTGAAGGAAAGGAAGTAAATGAACAGATAGCCGCTGCCATTGCCACTGATACTTCCATGTCCCAGAAAAACAAGCATCATCAAAATGCTTCGGTTTCCTGTGTTTGTTTCAACTTTTAA
- the LOC106775831 gene encoding serine/threonine-protein kinase D6PKL2, producing the protein MDSKTSSRSLPKHHQKTAGIQTLEAKDNGSSGNPASLKTGKTELAGPEDLSKSVGTVSKHNTGETAENKKLGVSIQKGSADSLSNKSSSGASSSVLDKADRAVNENLGSQENSIDQDKKTSEYGSVKNSSVSAKVSDGASSLAKTSGSAKISDRADFVESGKSSIYRGSTSSDVSDESTCSSFSSSINKPHKANDLRWEAIQAVRSRDGVLGLGHFRLLKRLGCGDIGSVYLSELSGTKCYFAMKVMDKGSLASRKKLLRAQTEREILQSLDHPFLPTLYTHFETEKFSCLVMEFCPGGDLHTLRQKQPGKHFPEQAVKFYVAEVLLALEYLHMLGIVYRDLKPENVLVRDDGHIMLSDFDLSLRCAVSPTLVKTSSTDSEPLRKNPVYCVQPACIEPPSCIQPSCVAPTTCFSPRLFSSKSKKDRKPKTEIGNQVSPLPELIAEPTDARSMSFVGTHEYLAPEIIKGEGHGSAVDWWTFGIFLYELLFGKTPFKGSGNRATLFNVVGQPLRFPEAPVVSFAARDLIRGLLVKEPQHRLAYKRGATEIKQHPFFEGVNWALIRCATPPEIPKAVEFEKIPSPASSAGVEKAVNHMSIANQKGSDNYLEFDFF; encoded by the exons ATGGACTCAAAAACTAGCTCTAGATCTCTTCCGAAACACCATCAGAAGACGGCTGGAATTCAAACCCTTGAGGCAAAAGACAACGGGTCTTCAGGGAATCCAGCTTCTCTGAAAACAGGGAAAACTGAGCTGGCTGGTCCAGAGGATTTATCCAAGTCTGTAGGAACCGTTTCCAAACATAATACTGGGGAAACTGCTGAAAACAAGAAGTTAGGAGTTTCAATCCAAAAAGGGTCTGCCGATTCCTTGAGCAATAAAAGTAGTTCTGGTGCTTCTTCATCTGTTCTCGACAAGGCGGATCGTGCTGTTAATGAGAACTTAGGCTCACAGGAAAACTCCATTGATCAAGACAAAAAGACATCGGAATATGGAAGTGTAAAGAACAGTTCTGTTTCTGCCAAAGTTAGTGATGGGGCGAGCAGTCTCGCAAAGACAAGTGGAAGTGCCAAGATTAGTGACAGAGCTGATTTTGTTGAGAGTGGTAAGAGCAGTATTTACAGAGGAAGCACAAGCAGTGATGTGAGTGATGAGAGTACTTGTAGTAGCTTTAGTAGCAGCATAAACAAACCTCACAAGGCAAATGACTTGAGATGGGAAGCCATTCAAGCAGTTCGAAGTAGAGATGGGGTTTTGGGATTAGGTCACTTTAGACTACTGAAGAGGCTGGGTTGTGGGGATATAGGCAGTGTTTACCTCTCTGAGTTGAGTGGAACTAAATGTTACTTTGCAATGAAGGTAATGGACAAAGGGTCCCTAGCGAGTCGCAAAAAGCTACTTCGTGCCCAGACAGAAAGAGAAATCCTGCAGTCTCTTGATCACCCATTTCTCCCAACTTTGTATACTCATTTTGAAACTGAGAAATTCTCATGTTTGGTAATGGAATTCTGCCCAGGTGGTGACCTCCATACTCTCAGGCAGAAGCAACCAGGGAAGCATTTTCCTGAGCAGGCAGTAAA ATTTTATGTAGCAGAGGTCCTTCTGGCTTTGGAGTACCTGCACATGCTTGGGATTGTCTACCGTGACCTTAAGCCAGAAAATGTCCTTGTTAGAGACGACGGACATATTATGCTCTCTGACTTTGATCTCTCCCTCCGATGTGCTGTCAGTCCGACCCTTGTGAAAACCTCATCAACGGATTCTGAGCCTTTAAGAAAGAACCCCGTTTACTGTGTCCAACCTGCATGTATTGAACCACCTTCCTGCATCCAACCATCCTGTGTTGCCCCCACCACATGCTTTTCACCCCGGCTCTTCTCTAGCAAATCAAAGAAAGACCGGAAgccaaaaactgaaattggCAACCAAGTAAGCCCATTACCTGAGCTGATTGCAGAGCCTACTGATGCTCGGTCCATGTCATTTGTTGGAACTCATGAATACTTGGCACCTGAGATCATCAAGGGTGAAGGTCATGGGAGTGCAGTTGATTGGTGGACTTTTGGGATCTTTCTATACGAGCTGTTGTTCGGTAAAACTCCTTTCAAGGGATCCGGTAACCGAGCCACGCTGTTTAACGTGGTGGGGCAGCCGCTGCGTTTTCCAGAAGCACCTGTTGTGAGTTTTGCAGCAAGGGATCTTATAAGAGGGTTGCTGGTGAAAGAACCTCAGCACAGATTGGCATACAAAAGAGGTGCAACTGAGATAAAGCAACACCCTTTTTTTGAAGGTGTGAACTGGGCATTGATCAGATGTGCTACCCCACCAGAGATCCCAAAGGCTGTAGAGTTTGAGAAGATACCCTCCCCAGCCTCATCAGCTGGTGTTGAAAAGGCTGTTAACCACATGTCAATAGCTAATCAGAAAGGTTCTGATAATTATCTGGAGTTTGATTTCTTCTAG
- the LOC106774496 gene encoding phosphatidylinositol/phosphatidylcholine transfer protein SFH2 isoform X1 produces the protein MGLVVSEDALKKLQALMDQVEEEPLLRTFQNVHQGCVTETLIRFLKAREWNVAKAHKMIIDCLNWRVQNEIDNILSKPIIPTDLYRGIRDSQLIGLSGYSREGLPVFAIGVGLSTFDKASVHYYVQSHIQINEYRDRVILPSASKKHGQPITTCIKVLDMTGLKLSALNQIKLLTIISSIDDLNYPEKTNTYYIVNAPYIFSACWKVVKPLLQERTRRKVQVLPGCGRDELLKIMDFASLPHFCKREGSGSSKHSDNGSGNENCYSLDHPFHQKLYNHIKEQSRIHEAVEPIKQGSFHVDFPEPPAEKAEIVKTLESELHKFKISNGNCD, from the exons atgggTCTTGTTGTTTCTGAGGATGCCCTCAAGAAGCTCCAAGCTCTCATGGATCAAG TTGAGGAGGAGCCACTGCTGAGAACTTTTCAG AATGTTCATCAAGGATGTGTTACGGAAACCTTAATTCGATTTCTAAAGGCAAGGGAGTGGAACGTTGCCAAGGCACATAAAATG ATAATCGATTGTTTAAATTGGAGAGTGCAAAATGAAATTGACAACATATTATCG aAGCCCATAATTCCTACTGATTTATACCGAGGCATTCGTGATTCACAACTTATAGGTTTGTCAGGTTACTCGAGAGAG GGTCTTCCTGTCTTTGCAATTGGTGTAGGGCTTAGCACATTTGACAAAGCATCT GTCCATTATTATGTGCAGTCTCATATTCAGATTAACGAATATCGTGATCGCGTAATATTG CCTTCTGCATCAAAGAAGCATGGGCAGCCTATTACCACATGCATAAAAGTTTTGGATATGACTGGTCTGAAGTTGTCAGCCCTGAATCAGATCAAG TTGTTAACAATAATATCATCCATTGATGATCTGAACTACCCTGAGAAAACAAATACTTATTATATTGTAAATGCCCCATACATATTTTCGGCCTGTTGGAAG GTTGTGAAGCCACTCCTGCAAGagagaacaagaagaaaagtgCAAGTCTTACCAGGTTGTGGGCGAGATGAACTGTTGAAG ATCATGGATTTTGCATCACTGCCACATTTCTGTAAAAGAGAAGGCTCTGGATCATCAAAACATTCAGATAATGGAAGTGGAAATGAAAATTGCTATTCCTTGGATCATCCTTTCCATCAGAAGCTCTACAATCACATAAAGGAGCAATCCAGAATCCATGAAGCTGTTGAACCAATCAAGCAGGGATCATTCCATGTAGATTTTCCTGAACCTCCTGCTGAGAAAGCTGAGATTGTCAAGACTTTAGAGTCTGAGCTACACAAGTTTAAGATCAGCAATGGAAATTGTGATTGA